Proteins from one Algicella marina genomic window:
- a CDS encoding helicase-related protein yields MSIHDARISAVLGPTNTGKTHYAIERMLGHRTGVIGLPLRLLAREVYDRIVALRGPSVVALVTGEERIVPPRATYWVCTVEAMPVDIGADFLAIDEIQLCADPERGHVFTDRLLNARGLQTTMFLGAETMRSRIASLVPQAAFIRRERFSSLTYSGSRKLSRIPARSAVVGFSVENIYAIAELLRRQKGGAAVVMGALSPRTRNAQVELYQNGDVDFLVATDAIGMGLNLDVRHVAFSGTSKFDGRRHRHLQANELSQIAGRAGRYTTDGTFGVTGEAAPLDEPVIDAIENHRFAPIRKLQWRNSALDFGTPEKLIASLEAPSPHEELIRAREADDLATLKALWSVPTMRDRIAGGPDVRLLWDVCQIPDFRNIAANEHATLCQRIFEFLHEGAGIPDDWLAKQVARIDKTTGDIDAISRRLAFVRTWTYVAQRKDWVSDTNHWREETRAVEDRLSDALHACLTQRFVDRRTSVLMRRLKQKESLVADVNDQGEVHIEEQFVGRLEGFRFQLDPTANADEAKTLRAAGLAALQPAFSLRSDKFYNAPDTEIDLTEQGGLMWGEYAVGKLVAGADALSPQVQPFVDEEAGTEVAERVRRRLQHWIDRKIAALFEPLIALRDDETLSGMARGIAFRLVETMGVLSRSEVADDVKNLEQEQRALLRKHGVRFGQFTLFQPLLLKPAPTRLRLVLWGLFAGLDDFPSAPPPGLVTVPALPDAPAGYYGHAGYRLAGARAIRIDMLERLADMIRSMDTRQGFEATADMLSITGLTLEQFADLMTGMGYSAEKSEREKQRPTPEPKAAEAETPAEEPTPGDASQPETSEAAAATEESLNGATENGATPAEADEPAKDATAEPAAQETVPAEAESATAEVPASEGDQAPEMETFFTFRWAPRRRPAGGGAKKQGRPPRQDRQKSKGKDGGKPQKQRSAKPKPKDQPIDPDNPFAALMALKERK; encoded by the coding sequence CCACGCGCCACCTACTGGGTCTGCACGGTGGAGGCGATGCCGGTCGACATCGGCGCTGACTTCCTCGCCATCGACGAGATCCAGCTCTGCGCCGACCCGGAACGCGGCCATGTCTTTACAGACAGGTTGCTGAACGCCCGCGGCTTGCAGACGACGATGTTCCTCGGTGCGGAAACTATGCGCAGCCGGATCGCCAGCCTCGTACCGCAGGCCGCATTCATCCGCCGCGAGAGGTTCTCGAGTCTCACCTACTCCGGCAGCCGAAAACTGTCTCGCATCCCGGCCCGCTCTGCCGTCGTCGGCTTCTCGGTGGAGAACATCTACGCAATCGCCGAATTGCTGCGGCGGCAGAAGGGTGGGGCGGCGGTCGTCATGGGCGCTCTCAGCCCGCGCACCCGCAATGCACAGGTCGAACTCTACCAGAATGGCGACGTCGATTTTCTCGTCGCCACCGATGCGATTGGCATGGGCCTCAACCTGGATGTCCGCCACGTGGCCTTCTCCGGCACGTCGAAATTCGATGGCCGTCGTCACCGGCATTTGCAGGCCAACGAGTTGTCGCAGATCGCCGGCCGCGCCGGACGGTATACGACAGATGGCACCTTCGGAGTAACGGGTGAGGCGGCACCCCTCGACGAACCGGTAATCGACGCTATCGAGAACCACCGCTTCGCGCCCATCCGCAAGCTGCAATGGCGCAATTCGGCGCTCGACTTCGGCACACCCGAAAAGCTCATCGCCAGCCTGGAGGCACCGAGCCCCCACGAGGAACTGATCCGAGCCCGTGAAGCCGACGACCTTGCCACGCTGAAGGCGCTCTGGTCCGTGCCGACAATGCGCGACAGGATTGCCGGCGGTCCGGATGTCCGGCTGCTGTGGGATGTCTGCCAGATTCCCGATTTTCGCAACATCGCCGCCAACGAACACGCAACTCTCTGTCAGCGAATCTTCGAATTCCTGCACGAGGGCGCCGGCATCCCGGATGACTGGCTGGCCAAGCAGGTGGCAAGGATCGACAAGACCACCGGCGACATCGACGCGATATCCCGCAGACTGGCTTTTGTCCGGACCTGGACGTACGTTGCTCAGCGCAAAGATTGGGTCAGCGATACAAACCATTGGCGCGAAGAGACGCGTGCTGTAGAAGACCGCCTGTCAGATGCACTCCATGCGTGTCTGACACAGAGATTTGTCGATCGGCGCACATCGGTACTGATGCGCCGGTTGAAGCAGAAGGAGAGCCTCGTGGCTGACGTGAACGATCAGGGTGAAGTCCACATCGAAGAACAATTCGTGGGCCGCTTGGAAGGCTTCCGGTTCCAGTTGGACCCGACGGCCAACGCCGATGAGGCAAAGACCTTGCGGGCCGCCGGACTCGCGGCGCTGCAACCGGCCTTCTCCCTGCGCTCGGACAAGTTCTATAATGCTCCGGACACGGAGATCGACCTCACGGAACAAGGTGGCCTGATGTGGGGCGAGTACGCCGTCGGCAAACTCGTCGCCGGTGCCGATGCACTCTCACCGCAGGTCCAGCCATTCGTGGATGAGGAAGCCGGCACAGAGGTGGCGGAACGGGTCCGGCGCAGGTTGCAGCACTGGATCGACCGCAAGATCGCCGCGCTCTTCGAGCCGCTGATTGCGTTGCGCGATGACGAGACGCTGTCGGGCATGGCCCGCGGTATCGCTTTCCGGCTGGTTGAGACGATGGGCGTGCTGTCGCGCTCGGAAGTGGCCGACGATGTAAAGAATCTCGAACAGGAACAACGCGCGCTCCTGCGCAAGCACGGTGTCCGTTTCGGCCAGTTCACGCTTTTCCAGCCGCTTCTTCTGAAACCCGCACCGACGCGTCTGCGCCTCGTCCTTTGGGGGCTGTTTGCCGGCTTGGACGATTTTCCCTCGGCACCGCCGCCAGGTCTGGTGACGGTTCCGGCCTTGCCGGACGCTCCTGCTGGTTACTACGGCCATGCCGGCTATCGCCTCGCCGGTGCTCGCGCGATCCGCATCGATATGCTGGAGCGGTTGGCGGACATGATCCGCTCGATGGATACACGCCAGGGTTTCGAAGCTACTGCCGATATGCTGTCGATTACCGGTCTGACACTCGAACAGTTTGCCGACCTGATGACCGGCATGGGCTATTCCGCAGAGAAGAGCGAACGCGAGAAACAGCGGCCGACCCCGGAACCAAAGGCCGCAGAAGCGGAGACACCGGCCGAGGAACCAACGCCGGGCGACGCATCGCAACCAGAGACTAGCGAAGCGGCAGCGGCGACGGAAGAATCCCTTAACGGAGCGACGGAAAACGGTGCAACGCCGGCAGAGGCGGATGAGCCTGCGAAGGACGCCACTGCCGAACCCGCAGCGCAGGAAACTGTGCCTGCAGAAGCAGAGTCAGCAACGGCCGAGGTGCCTGCGTCGGAAGGCGATCAGGCACCGGAAATGGAAACCTTCTTCACCTTCCGCTGGGCCCCGAGGCGTCGTCCCGCTGGTGGCGGCGCGAAGAAGCAGGGCAGACCGCCCCGGCAGGATCGGCAGAAAAGCAAGGGCAAGGATGGCGGAAAGCCCCAGAAACAGCGCTCCGCCAAACCGAAACCAAAGGATCAGCCGATCGACCCCGATAATCCTTTCGCGGCGCTGATGGCCCTCAAGGAACGAAAGTGA
- the fdxA gene encoding ferredoxin FdxA — MTYVVTDNCINCKYTDCVEVCPVDCFYEGENMLVIHPDECIDCGVCEPECPADAIRPDTEPDMENWVDFNRKYSEMWPVLVTKLDPMPDAEKHDGEKGKLEAYFSEKPGEGG, encoded by the coding sequence ATGACATATGTCGTGACGGACAATTGCATCAACTGCAAATACACCGACTGCGTGGAGGTGTGCCCCGTAGACTGCTTCTACGAAGGCGAGAACATGTTGGTCATTCATCCCGACGAGTGCATCGACTGTGGCGTCTGTGAGCCGGAATGCCCGGCGGATGCCATCCGTCCAGACACGGAGCCGGATATGGAGAACTGGGTTGATTTCAACCGCAAGTATTCGGAAATGTGGCCGGTTCTGGTAACGAAACTCGACCCGATGCCGGATGCGGAAAAGCACGACGGTGAAAAGGGCAAGCTGGAAGCCTATTTCTCCGAAAAGCCGGGCGAGGGCGGCTGA
- a CDS encoding RNA-binding S4 domain-containing protein, producing the protein MTDEPASLRIDKWLWHARFYKTRTLAAKVVSSGNVRLNAARISKPSTQVRPGDVLTFSWNDTVLVVEVKALGTRRGPAVEAQALYEKRETVDKRRRTPGGPAFEGGGRPTKKDRRALDQNRDGPS; encoded by the coding sequence GTGACGGACGAGCCGGCGTCGCTCCGCATCGACAAGTGGCTCTGGCATGCACGGTTTTACAAGACGCGCACACTTGCCGCGAAGGTGGTCTCCTCCGGCAACGTTCGTCTGAATGCTGCCCGTATCTCCAAACCGTCCACGCAGGTCCGGCCGGGCGACGTCCTGACGTTTTCCTGGAACGATACTGTCCTCGTGGTGGAGGTGAAGGCCCTCGGCACCCGCCGTGGACCGGCAGTTGAAGCCCAGGCGCTTTATGAAAAGCGCGAGACTGTCGACAAGCGCCGGCGCACTCCCGGCGGCCCGGCGTTCGAGGGCGGTGGCCGACCGACGAAGAAGGACCGCCGGGCCCTCGATCAAAATCGGGACGGGCCCTCTTGA